The following are encoded in a window of Rosa chinensis cultivar Old Blush chromosome 4, RchiOBHm-V2, whole genome shotgun sequence genomic DNA:
- the LOC112196368 gene encoding 14-3-3 protein 7 isoform X2 translates to MNERKKHVYTAKLAEQAERYDEMLEAMTKVVKLGVELTVEERNLLSVGYKNVIGARRASWRILSSIKQKEESKGNEQNVSRIKEFSNKVETELPSICTDIMTVIDEHLLPSCSDFESTVFFYQMKGDYYRYLAEFKTGDERKKVADQSMEAYQAASSEAETHLPPTHPIRLRLALNFSVFYYEILNSPERACHLAKQAFDEAISELDTLYEESYKGSTLIMELLRDNLTLWTSDIPENGVHVDGLVRTCCITLLQLKK, encoded by the exons ATGAATGAGAGAAAGAAGCACGTCTACACCGCTAAGCTCGCCGAGCAAGCCGAGCGCTACGATG AAATGCTGGAGGCGATGACGAAAGTGGTGAAGCTTGGCGTGGAGCTCACTGTCGAGGAGCGAAACCTTCTGTCTGTGGGGTACAAGAACGTGATCGGAGCTCGTAGGGCTTCGTGGAGGATACTGTCGTCAATCAAGCAGAAGGAGGAGAGCAAAGGGAATGAGCAGAATGTGAGCCGTATCAAGGAGTTCAGCAACAAGGTGGAGACTGAGCTCCCGAGCATTTGCACTGACATCATGACGGTTATTGATGAGCATCTCCTTCCATCTTGCTCAGATTTCGAGTCCACTGTGTTCTTCTACCAAAT GAAAGGAGATTACTATCGCTACTTGGCAGAGTTTAAGACTGGCGATGAGAGGAAAAAGGTTGCTGATCAGTCAATGGAAGCTTATCAG GCAGCTTCTAGCGAAGCAGAGACTCATTTACCTCCCACACATCCCATCAGGCTGAGATTGGCCTTGAACTTCTCTGTCTTTTACTATGAAATCTTGAACTCTCCTGAAAG AGCTTGTCACCTTGCAAAGCAAGCCTTTGATGAAGCTATCTCTGAGCTGGATACTCTCTATGAGGAATCATACAAGGGCAGCACCTTAATCATGGAACTCTTGAGGGACAACCTTACATTGTGGACTTCTGACATTCCAGAGAATGGAG TTCATGTGGATGGATTAGTAAGGACTTGTTGTATTACTCTGCTGCAGTTGAAGAAGTGA
- the LOC112196368 gene encoding 14-3-3-like protein C isoform X1 yields MNERKKHVYTAKLAEQAERYDEMLEAMTKVVKLGVELTVEERNLLSVGYKNVIGARRASWRILSSIKQKEESKGNEQNVSRIKEFSNKVETELPSICTDIMTVIDEHLLPSCSDFESTVFFYQMKGDYYRYLAEFKTGDERKKVADQSMEAYQAASSEAETHLPPTHPIRLRLALNFSVFYYEILNSPERACHLAKQAFDEAISELDTLYEESYKGSTLIMELLRDNLTLWTSDIPENGVEEVKKLDQYLGGAFFCKGSRRKASTGTTTISTKRNGCIYAVGDGRETSVKTNEIVGGKCKKLVNVHGRILATTAGESNRCEYMIKKVREQVQDYKSIGQIVDDLQGLIDDWHLYKEAKDGQSSKKRENRIYPAQIGLMGYKGNQSSTASVFLYKRDVHSITEYIVSP; encoded by the exons ATGAATGAGAGAAAGAAGCACGTCTACACCGCTAAGCTCGCCGAGCAAGCCGAGCGCTACGATG AAATGCTGGAGGCGATGACGAAAGTGGTGAAGCTTGGCGTGGAGCTCACTGTCGAGGAGCGAAACCTTCTGTCTGTGGGGTACAAGAACGTGATCGGAGCTCGTAGGGCTTCGTGGAGGATACTGTCGTCAATCAAGCAGAAGGAGGAGAGCAAAGGGAATGAGCAGAATGTGAGCCGTATCAAGGAGTTCAGCAACAAGGTGGAGACTGAGCTCCCGAGCATTTGCACTGACATCATGACGGTTATTGATGAGCATCTCCTTCCATCTTGCTCAGATTTCGAGTCCACTGTGTTCTTCTACCAAAT GAAAGGAGATTACTATCGCTACTTGGCAGAGTTTAAGACTGGCGATGAGAGGAAAAAGGTTGCTGATCAGTCAATGGAAGCTTATCAG GCAGCTTCTAGCGAAGCAGAGACTCATTTACCTCCCACACATCCCATCAGGCTGAGATTGGCCTTGAACTTCTCTGTCTTTTACTATGAAATCTTGAACTCTCCTGAAAG AGCTTGTCACCTTGCAAAGCAAGCCTTTGATGAAGCTATCTCTGAGCTGGATACTCTCTATGAGGAATCATACAAGGGCAGCACCTTAATCATGGAACTCTTGAGGGACAACCTTACATTGTGGACTTCTGACATTCCAGAGAATGGAG TTGAAGAAGTGAAGAAGCTGGACCAGTATCTAGGTGGTGCCTTCTTTTGCAAAGG TTCCAGAAGGAAAGCCTCGACAGGTACCACGACAATTTCCACGAAACGAAATGGTTGCATATATGCTGTTGGGGATGGGCGTGAGACTTCTGTGAAAACAAATGAAATAGTCGGAGGCAAGTGCAAAAAACTGGTCAATGTCCACGGTAGAATTTTGGCCACAACAGCTGGTGAAAGTAATCGGTGTGAGTATATGATAAAGAAGGTACGGGAGCAAGTACAAGATTACAAAAGTATCGGACAGATTGTTGACGACCTTCAAGGTTTGATTGATGATTGGCACTTGTACAAGGAAGCAAAGGACGGACAGAGCTctaagaagagagagaacagaaTCTATCCTGCTCAGATAGGACTTATGGGATATAAGGGAAATCAGAGTAGTACGGCATCAGTGTTTCTATATAAAAGGGACGTTCATTCAATAACAGAATATATTGTTTCGCCCTAG